The sequence CCGGCTCGACGTAGAGCCCTTCGCTGCTCTCTTTGGCGACGAGCTGGGTCTTCTTCGTTTTCAGATCGAGAACCTGGATGGAATCATCCTTGTGAAGCGAGCTGTCTCCCGACAAGAACAGCACGTGCTCTCCGTCCGGCAGGAAGTGCGGCAGACGATGAGTCCTCCCTTCGCCTTCGAGTTTCGTGAGCGCCTTCGGCTCTCCGCCGGACGCAGATACCTGATTAAGCCCTTCCAAGGGGCTGGGGGAGAAAACGATCGTTCCATCAGGTCCCCAGGAGGCGCCTCGACCGCTCTGCACTTCGCAGATTGTCTGGACCGTGCTCCCCGAGGCGTCAATCTTCTTCAGCCTCTGGTCGGCGAAAAAGCCGATGGACCGCCCGTCGGGCGACCAGAACGGGTAGCTGGCCCCTTCGGTCCCGGCAAGCGGTTGCGCAGTGCTGCTTTCCAAGGTCCGGAGCCAGAGCTGTAGCTTTCCATCCTTGTCGGTGAGGGCGAGGGCGATTCTCCGGCCCTCCGGCGAGATGGCGATGGAAGAATCGGTCGTGTCGAGCCGCGTGCCGGCGGGCAGGGACAGGTTCGCGTGGAGCGGCTGGTTGCGTGGGGGCGCGGGGCGCAGCGACGTTGCCAGCCACCATCCCGCGATCCCGGCCACAAGACCCGTCGCAATCAGCGGCAGCCAGGCGAGAAGTCCGTGGCGCGATGCCGCCGGGGCAGCCTCCGTCGCGACCGCCGGGCGCTCATCCGCCCGTCCCGCCATCACGTCGTCGATCACGATGCGCGCGTCGGCGATGTCGTGCAGGCGGTTCTTGCGATTGCGCTCGAGGCAGCGACGCAGCAGCCGCTTCAGCGCCGGCGGCGTCGCCGCCGGCAGGGCGTCGAAGTCGATCTCCGCCCGGATCACCGCCGCCAGCGTGTCGCCGACGCTGTCGCCGGCGAACAGCAAGCGGCCGGTCAGCATCTCGTAGGCCACCACGCCGAAGGCCCAGATATCCACCCGCTTGTCGGTCGCCATCCCCTTGGCCTGCTCGGGGCTCATGTAGGCGGCGGTGCCCAGGATCATCCCGATCTGCGTGGCGCGTCCAGTCAGGGTAGGGGAGCTCATCGAATCGGCGCTCGAGCCGCCTGATCCCGTTGCCGGGTCGATGGCCTTGGCCAGGCCGAAATCAAGGACTTTCACCGTCTGGTCGGGACGCAGCTTGATGTTGGCGGGCTTCAGGTCCCGGTGGATGATCCCCTGCTCATGCGCCGCTTCCAGCGCCTCGGCGATCTGCCGCGCGATCGGCAGGACTTCGACCAACGGCATCGGTCCGCGCGCGATGAGGGCGGAGAGGTCTTCGCCTTCGACCAGCTCCATGACCAGCGCGCGGGTGCCGCCCGATTCCTCCAGGCCGTAGATCTGCGCGATGTTGGGGTGATTCAGAGCCGCCAGCGCCTGCGCCTCGCGCGTGAAGCGGGCCAGCCGCTGAGGATCGCCGGCGAACAGGTCGG comes from Candidatus Polarisedimenticolia bacterium and encodes:
- a CDS encoding protein kinase yields the protein MSLSAGDRLGPYEVIAPLGAGGMGEVYRATDTKLRREVALKLLPDLFAGDPQRLARFTREAQALAALNHPNIAQIYGLEESGGTRALVMELVEGEDLSALIARGPMPLVEVLPIARQIAEALEAAHEQGIIHRDLKPANIKLRPDQTVKVLDFGLAKAIDPATGSGGSSADSMSSPTLTGRATQIGMILGTAAYMSPEQAKGMATDKRVDIWAFGVVAYEMLTGRLLFAGDSVGDTLAAVIRAEIDFDALPAATPPALKRLLRRCLERNRKNRLHDIADARIVIDDVMAGRADERPAVATEAAPAASRHGLLAWLPLIATGLVAGIAGWWLATSLRPAPPRNQPLHANLSLPAGTRLDTTDSSIAISPEGRRIALALTDKDGKLQLWLRTLESSTAQPLAGTEGASYPFWSPDGRSIGFFADQRLKKIDASGSTVQTICEVQSGRGASWGPDGTIVFSPSPLEGLNQVSASGGEPKALTKLEGEGRTHRLPHFLPDGEHVLFLSGDSSLHKDDSIQVLDLKTKKTQLVAKESSEGLYVEPGFLVFVRDATLMAQPFDAGRLKLSGEAVPLAKDVVFNTYRWTGNYAVSSDGLLIYEVGTPPPRRQLTWFDPVGNQLGTVGEPKQFQTVRLTPDGRRLAASIDAERDLSLWIYDLDRSAPTRLTFDRQSAAWPIWSPDGSQMAYSNGLGLVLSMASSGGSPARTIVSTKGHTFWTRDWSPDGSLISLSAQSSRTGWDVHVVSPNGGQPRPVIAGEADEQGGYFSPDGKWMAYLSDESGQDELYIIPFPPSGGKWLVSSGGANLGSRWIEGGRELVYTTREGKLIATELAIQGSSLVVGRSRTLLGGKAVPPGDWDISPDGKRILVAVQIEEQVPPPLTLVQGWNAALKKP